Proteins co-encoded in one Babylonia areolata isolate BAREFJ2019XMU chromosome 5, ASM4173473v1, whole genome shotgun sequence genomic window:
- the LOC143282112 gene encoding dual specificity mitogen-activated protein kinase kinase 1-like isoform X2, producing MPAKNKLNLTISVAEPGGQDGNSDRQNGAQASLEALQQKLKELDIDDQQRERLEEFLSQKQKVGELLEEDFEKLGELGAGNGGVVTKVLHKPTGLIMARKLIHLEIKPAVRNQIIRELKVLHECNSPDIVGYYGAFYSDGEISICMEYMDGGSLDLILKKAGRIPEPILGVINISVLKGLSYLREKHQIIHRDVKPSNILVNSRGEIKICDFGVSGQLIDSMANSFVGTRSYMAPERLQGTHYSVQSDIWSLGLSMVEMAIGRYPVPPPDPKDLSSIFGDDVMEEHMDAARTGKALKVARNSLVCPPGADGPRPMAIFELLDYIVNEPPPTLPKGRFSDEFIDFVDRCLKKNPADRADLQSLMNHSFVKKFESSDIDIGHWVCQVMNITPSQANNT from the exons tcgtcAGAATGGGGCCCAGGCCAGCCTGGAGGCCCTGCAGCAGAAGCTGAAGGAGCTGGACATTGACGACCAGCAGCGGGAGCGCCTGGAGGAGTTCCTCTCCCAGAAGCAGAAGGTCGGGGAGCTCCTGGAGGAGGACTTTGAGAAGCTGGGGGAGCTGGGCGCCGGCAATGGGGGCGTCGTCACCAAGGTGCTGCACAAACCTACAGGGCTCATCATGGCCAGAAAG ttaaTTCACCTGGAAATCAAGCCAGCGGTGAGGAACCAGATCATCCGTGAGCTCAAAGTGTTACATGAATGCAACTCGCCGGACATTGTGGGTTATTATGGTGCTTTCTACAGTGATGGAGAAATCAGCATATGCATGGAGTACATG gATGGTGGCTCTTTAGATCTGATTTTGAAAAAAGCGGGTAGAATTCCTGAGCCAATACTGGGTGTTATCAACATTTCT gTTTTAAAGGGATTATCATACTTACGAGAAAAACATCAGATTATCCATAGAG ACGTGAAGCCTTCCAACATTCTGGTCAACTCGCGAGGTGAAATCAAAATCTGCGACTTTGGGGTCAGCGGCCAGTTGATAGACTCCATGGCCAACTCCTTCGTGGGCACACGCTCCTACATGGCG CCGGAGCGTCTGCAAGGAACGCACTACTCGGTGCAGTCGGACATCTGGAGCCTGGGTCTGTCCATGGTGGAGATGGCCATTGGCCGATACCCTGTGCCGCCCCCTGACCCCAAGGACCTGTCGTCCATCTTTGGGGATGACGTCATGGAGGAGCACATGGATGCTGCCCGCACGGGCAAGGCCCTGAAAG TGGCGCGCAATAGCTTGGTGTGTCCCCCCGGAGCAGACGGACCCCGACCCATGGCCATTTTTGAGCTTTTAGATTACATTGTCAATGAG CCTCCACCCACCTTGCCAAAAGGACGCTTCTCTGACGAGTTCATTGACTTCGTTGATAGATG TTTGAAGAAAAATCCTGCCGACAGGGCCGACCTTCAGTCTCTGATG AACCACTCTTTTGTGAAGAAGTTTGAGAGTTCGGACATCGACATCGGCCACTGGGTGTGCCAGGTAATGAACATCACCCCCAGTCAGGCCAACAACACCTGA
- the LOC143282112 gene encoding dual specificity mitogen-activated protein kinase kinase 1-like isoform X1 encodes MPAKNKLNLTISVAEPGGQDGNSDRQNGAQASLEALQQKLKELDIDDQQRERLEEFLSQKQKVGELLEEDFEKLGELGAGNGGVVTKVLHKPTGLIMARKLIHLEIKPAVRNQIIRELKVLHECNSPDIVGYYGAFYSDGEISICMEYMDGGSLDLILKKAGRIPEPILGVINISVLKGLSYLREKHQIIHRDVKPSNILVNSRGEIKICDFGVSGQLIDSMANSFVGTRSYMAPERLQGTHYSVQSDIWSLGLSMVEMAIGRYPVPPPDPKDLSSIFGDDVMEEHMDAARTGKALKACPGGIDVLTSTSYFPACPGAPEVVSGDGPLPMAIFELLEYIVNEPPPTLPKGRFSDEFIDFVDRCLKKNPADRADLQSLMNHSFVKKFESSDIDIGHWVCQVMNITPSQANNT; translated from the exons tcgtcAGAATGGGGCCCAGGCCAGCCTGGAGGCCCTGCAGCAGAAGCTGAAGGAGCTGGACATTGACGACCAGCAGCGGGAGCGCCTGGAGGAGTTCCTCTCCCAGAAGCAGAAGGTCGGGGAGCTCCTGGAGGAGGACTTTGAGAAGCTGGGGGAGCTGGGCGCCGGCAATGGGGGCGTCGTCACCAAGGTGCTGCACAAACCTACAGGGCTCATCATGGCCAGAAAG ttaaTTCACCTGGAAATCAAGCCAGCGGTGAGGAACCAGATCATCCGTGAGCTCAAAGTGTTACATGAATGCAACTCGCCGGACATTGTGGGTTATTATGGTGCTTTCTACAGTGATGGAGAAATCAGCATATGCATGGAGTACATG gATGGTGGCTCTTTAGATCTGATTTTGAAAAAAGCGGGTAGAATTCCTGAGCCAATACTGGGTGTTATCAACATTTCT gTTTTAAAGGGATTATCATACTTACGAGAAAAACATCAGATTATCCATAGAG ACGTGAAGCCTTCCAACATTCTGGTCAACTCGCGAGGTGAAATCAAAATCTGCGACTTTGGGGTCAGCGGCCAGTTGATAGACTCCATGGCCAACTCCTTCGTGGGCACACGCTCCTACATGGCG CCGGAGCGTCTGCAAGGAACGCACTACTCGGTGCAGTCGGACATCTGGAGCCTGGGTCTGTCCATGGTGGAGATGGCCATTGGCCGATACCCTGTGCCGCCCCCTGACCCCAAGGACCTGTCGTCCATCTTTGGGGATGACGTCATGGAGGAGCACATGGATGCTGCCCGCACGGGCAAGGCCCTGAAAG CGTGCCCTGGCGGGATTGACGTTCTAACCAGCACCAGTTACTTTCCAGCCTGTCCCGGGGCGCCGGAAGTTGTGAGTGGCGATGGGCCACTCCCCATGGCTATTTTTGAACTCCTGGAGTATATTGTCAACGAG CCTCCACCCACCTTGCCAAAAGGACGCTTCTCTGACGAGTTCATTGACTTCGTTGATAGATG TTTGAAGAAAAATCCTGCCGACAGGGCCGACCTTCAGTCTCTGATG AACCACTCTTTTGTGAAGAAGTTTGAGAGTTCGGACATCGACATCGGCCACTGGGTGTGCCAGGTAATGAACATCACCCCCAGTCAGGCCAACAACACCTGA